In the Hermetia illucens chromosome 1, iHerIll2.2.curated.20191125, whole genome shotgun sequence genome, tttcaaaagtgatagaaaataaaaaaataatataaatgtgTGTAGGGATTAGACGGGTTTGCTTATGGTTTGAATACTTAACAATTTTGGTTTACCTTCCGCCGCAGTAACAACAACAGTACTACTTTCTGTTGCTGTGCCTGCTTATTCACATTTGGCAGCGATTAAAGGATGAAAGAGAAAACAGACGATTTTTATACAGCTAGTGTTCAGAGGAATAAAATTGGTCTATCGCATATGTGAAAAAGGCTCACTTGTTGGTACTGCAGAAGGCGGAATTGCTGTTCCTGGCGTTGTTTTAATCATGCTAGAAGGTTGAGGCACCACAGACGcattggatgatgcatttgaaGTTGCGGCTTGTTCATCGCCAGCGTTTAAAGCTGCCTTTATTTTGTCGTTTTCACGCGACATATCCTTGTTGGCCTTGGGGAAATtaattagatttgattatttttttcacGTTTCATTCAACATTCTTTAATGAGGGTAAGAAATCACAAAGTATAACCAAAACCGAATAACAGTTACTTATATAATATAcattagaaaacccgatggaaggatgatttccttcaaagtgataTAAAATTATGACCAATAAAAAAGTGATTATCTTACCGTTTTTGCTTCCTTAGTACTAGTACTACTTAAAGACTGCAGCACATCGCTCCGAACCTTACTGCAATCTAGACGGACGTTTTCAACATTGTGTTTCAAATCGATTGTAGCATTTTTCAACGATTGAAgctgaaaattgaaaaggaaataataGAATTAGAAATATGACTTCGGCTAATCCAGCAATGAATTTTCTCACCTCATAATTTGAATTATTCTTAAAAGTATCAAAGTCAGTTAGGACTTCCTTATTCTGACTCCAATAGCGTTCAATGGAATCAACATGAGAAGTAATATTCGCTGTTCTTTCCTGCAAGGAGTCAATTAGTCTCTGAAAAGAGATATCGTAATTAAAAAATTTCTCAACACAAATGAAATATGAGTTTTATATTACCTGCTGCGATCTTTGATCGTCACTCAACATTTTTGTCTTTTGACTAAGCGTATCATTAATTGAACTAACATTCGCTGACAATGTTTTGATTTCTTTAAGAATAATTGTTTGAGCCTTTTTCAGTTCATCACTGTAACTTGTTTCATTGTTATTGGCACGTCGTGTCGCATTCATTACCGCCTCACTGAAATTTGCCTTAAGTGTATTAATCTCAGCACGAAAATCGGTTTGCCCCTTCTGAATATCAGCGAATTTCTCCTTGATGTGATCAACATCAGCGCTAACAGCTGCAATTTCAGCCCCGAAATCCGCAACAAACTTTTCATCTTTCTGATAGTCTTTCgtctctttcaactttgcatcgtACATTGAAAAACGATTTCGTAATTCTTCTATGTAGTTATGAATGTCGACTAGCTTATTAGCTAGAAGAGTTTGATTTTGCTCTAAGATTTTCGATGTTTCGTGCCATTTTTGTAGAGCGTCAGGCACATTTTGGCTGGTTAATGCCACTACAAGGATACAATAAAAATTAATGTGTTATCGTTGGTTTGCTTTTTATTGGGGATCTTGAATATGCATCGTTTGACACAATTTTGAAAACATGATTTTATAGACATCGCATAAAATTAAAAGCTATCTCTACATATTCAGGATCGCCCAATacaaaatttttcaaacaattcgTCACTTTTTCCCATTCTAACCTTCTTCAATTCGACTACGATAGTCGTAGAGTTGCTGTTTAAGATCGAAATGTAACCAATAGACAAAACCTAACGATAGTGCCACTGACATAACAAATATAATTGGTATGCACGTTTGTATCAATGAGAATTTCCTGTGTCTGGTTCTGTTCGAGGTTCGAACAACTTTAGGCTGGTGGAATGAAAGTTACAGATCTAGCCCTTGAATTGGAAacaaaacaattcaaaaatacCCATGCAATGTCATCCTGCTCATCTGTTGATGGGGAGAGAAGCTGATCCTGGGAGTGAATACCATTTCCAGCGCAATTCTTCTTATTAGCCCTAAGATAGAGATTTGTTAAGCGAAAATTTGATAGATACAAGTGCCAAGAAGCTTTGCAAAGATATCACAAAAATATTCCAAACTGATAGTATAAGCCAATGTTGCAGGTTTTATTGTTCGAAAGCGAAAAACAATTAGTATTTAAAATTACTAAAGAATTGTGTTGTAGGGTTTGGCAGATGCAAATATTATCTTTTCCTTTGTCTCAAGGGTGCCGAAACTGATCAAATTTACGTGAATTTATTAGAAGGAATCTTGCAGGCGCTTTAATTTCCAAATGATGAATCTAGAAAGGAAGAAAACCCGCGAGATaaaactaaaaaagaaaataacgcGTGAAGCCGTAAAAGTCGAAACCAAAGTGCCGTGAACGGAAAGATCCACGACGaatcgcatcctcaatcgatacTTCATCTACCTCAGATATTCATGAGGCGCGGTACTtcggttgtgtgtgtgtgtttgaggcggGGAAgatgcaaagcctctgagcactcagaccttagtggtccattgtattcgattctcccgtctaacggaatatcccggattcgtttatgtatcgcaggatttcggttaatggatgtgatgctacccgctgcagttggagcacatgagcaccaaaaatctgatgtctgatgcgtccgtaggcggggcactcacatagaaaatgttccgtggattccgcttcttcattacaggatgggcacgtatcatcttggataattcctattctgaacataggcccagctagtgaattatggccagtcagaatgctcacaatacttctgcaagtcttcctgcttttcgacaggataaactttgcagtatgtttgtttgattctgacaggaaaagtttggtctgtctagcagcattaaggcttcgccacctgttattatgggaagcttgttcccagtttttgatagcagcatcacccaatgctactgacaatctaattgctggttccgatccgAGCacggggaaagttgaagccttttTTACTAaggcattcgagatttcatttccctctagaccacaatgaccaggtacccagagtaaatccaccctattgaatctagaaacagaattcaatcggtttctacatttctgaacgatttttgaagtgatcaaaatactactcaacgccctcaatgcagcttgactatcgctacagattgccatGTGCCTGCCGTTCAACCGCTGGTCAATCAATCGGATTCCCGCCCTtgggatcgcatatactttagcctgaaaaaccgttgtatattgtcccaaactaaaagcccacttttcgtttttattcgagaggtagagtcctgctccagaaccattttctgtgtttgaaccatcggtgtagaagacgtcagtatatcctgacacgcattcttctggttcgtccgaCTTTTCTCTCcgcttcaagataacatcatatcttctaccaaatagatgcaTGGGGATCTAAGAATCGAAAGGCATTGTGAAAACTAGATTCGGTTCTcctcaataatataataataataatcgttggcgcaacaatccatattggatcagggccttgaagtgtgttagagcacttcattcaagaccgtaacagtacactaggaggcaatgtggtcagcattgcgctcgcccgagattattaccctgatttgactcaggtactcattcacagctgagtcgactggtatgcgacgtcaaatcacgatgcaaattccactgccaccagtgagatttgaaccgcgaccttccgtatgacagcctagtgctctaaccactgagctatccggacacaatgactcttccaatgctctgtccccccacgtccattgtttttccatagatctaatcgaattagtctatgagctgctctcattgcagtgctctaaataaacaaattcaagggctgcaaattgagtaatgcatttacagcccataagctgtgagagctcgtttcatcgttacctttacatgtttgttccaaaaaaacttcttgtctagaataacttccagatatttcacttcttcggagagttgaggggttctacccctcatctctggaagtcaaagaccattcagtttcctcctttttgtaaataataccattgtggttttatttggatttactgaaagtctatACCTGAGACAcccactgtcaatcaaatcaacggcgcattgtgtatttctacacaccattccgagatctcgaccaacagcgcATAGTAGTGAATTGATCAGCAatctccacagaagtggcgatagccctccttgagggcagctttcgtcgcttccgttgttaagtagcgatcaacgccCACTTTAGTATACAACaatttctgcgttagcatagcgtagatccagtttattagagtttcgtcaacaccatgctctctggcggcatcacggagcttttggaagggcgcacagtcaaaagtcgcttcaatgtccacgaacatccccatcgcgtactcactctTAAGAGTTGCatctctatttttgaaaccaaagaatgaagagcagactcacaggactttccacgttggtaagcatgttggttttcatttagggggtgcggccttagcgccttctcgcgaatgtgacgctcaaccagtctctccagacgtttcagcgaaaatgatgttaggctgtttgcctgaagttctttggatttgaatagtcatctctcCCAGGCTTTGATATGAAGACTAtcctcaccttctgccaagaggaaggcacgtagcccagagcaagagatcctcgaaaaatatttcttagaagttgctctaagtgttttataccctcctttagcatcgctgggtaggtgccatccatgccaggtgctttgaagtgttcaaatgatagtatagtagCTCTcgtcttttcattggtaacaaccgctctcgcagtgtcccaattccccttgcaacgccttcgtgttgaagggtttgcagaaaccgccaatgcGCTTACGGTTCTCACCCTGGATAGTGCCTCTTAGTCAGTATAAATTTCGCGCATTAAAGAAGAGAAGGAAAGGAGagaatcatcaacggcgcaacaatcggtatctggtctaggcctaaaGAAAGAATcctcaagtgaaaaaaaaacttagaTCGGCTTCGtgtatataataaaaatatacaaaaaaccaataatcaaataataataCAAATACACCTCCGCAGGTCCCTAACCCGAAATGTGAAATTAGGGAAAGATAGCTTTAGTTTGAAAGGCTGTAGGCCACCGCAGGGTCTTCGAAGGAAGGTGAGAAAAATGTAGTAAGTTCGTAGTGTTTATGTAGGacgctcccgtaatggacagcagtGTCGAAGCCGCTTATCGTGGATCGGTCCAACTTCTatgcgccacgatgaccaggaccataatctgtggcgaccacttcagcagattcGCGTAGACAGCTGCGATTCGCTCCGAGCAGCTGAAGTGTACAGACGTATGTTTATTATAGGCATTAATTTTACTGAGCGACGTATGGATCAATCCACTATGTCTCTGATAAAAATCCAAAGTGGAAGTGAAAAACAAAGTGAAAAATGAAGCGGAAACATTACAGAAGGAAGTATTGTTTTAAATCTGTTTTATAGTGCTTGAGATGAAAAAATCAAGCGCCGGCGAAGCTGATGATTTTCGTAACCACCTTGGGAGAGTGTCGCAATgcgtgtttgagaaaagatgacaTCGTCCATTaaaactctccaagtgatatGCCCTgggagttggggcttaagagtaCACTCAAGAtctttcctgcttgtcgtaaaaggcgactaaaagaggTAGACATTTGTGGGGTAGCAACCTgtcaatttcgaaactttaccaCAACCGAAACGTCAACGTCTCGGATAGGAACTGATCTCACGACTACAATCTTTGCCTATCGAGGGGCAAGGCACACTCTCCTGACTTGGGAACTGGTTTCTAATaggattctgactgcaagattctggtccaggttaCGGAGCATTTCAATTGTAGAGTGCCTACAGAGACTGTCGATATTAGCAACTACACGTAGTTCAGGAGTGGCTTCCCaagggtgacattgtgatcgtgatgggcgatctgaatgccaagatgggctctgataacactttgctcggacatgtgatggagaagcaCCGTCTTGGCgactgtaacgataatggtgggaggtttgtgaatttctgcaactgtctagtcattggtggcatattgttcgagcacagaaaaaatgtggttttctcgggtgctacgcagaTCTTTGGGCACGTCCCGAATGGGCGTCATAAGATTTCGCTTGAATCGTGAAAGCGGATTGATGACCCGAAGGGATTAAAGACTCTATTGACCGTTGTGAGTAATGGCGGGGGTGATGTGTTCAAACTCTGATCCCCTTGGAAGTCCAGCATAGTGTATGCCGTGataaaagagaatttgttattccGCTGGCCAGGAAAGCGGAGGATACATCACGAATGAATTTGCATGAAATTTCAAGTCTTTCGATGGTACTGCGAAGGACGGTAACTGTCCACGATACCGAGCAACTGAAGgtgtggaaggaacacttcaccacggttcttaatcgtACCACATCCGGTGAAATTTTCCATCTTGATACGGACCGttcctccaaatagaagagaaGTCATCTCAGTCATAGATATacccaaacgaagtaaagccgctggattcgacggtctccccgcagagttatttttcGTTGCCCCTAAAGTTTCCCCAAAAATGCGTAATTCTCTTCACTTTTTCCAGACAGTGGAAGAAGAGAATGATcatcaagattccaaagaaaggtactcgttttgagtgttacaattggagaggtatctgggtgctgataatagctaaaataatcctggaacgcatcaaataaCCTTTCTAAAGCCTGATCgagagagagcaggctggtttccgatcCGTATCCCCCAGCATTGCCCACATCAAtaccttacggatcattttggaacggtGCGCAAAATATAGATCTTCACTGCCttgcttttcatcgaaaaagattttgacagtgtgaacagggagtatatctggggGCGGAGGCTCATCACGGGCATTTCGAAGAAACCAATAGCTAtagcaccgaggtaaaattttaatggaatttgaggtccaaagtggagtccgtcAGGACTCCATTTTCTCCccgatattatttatttttgttatcggtaacgttcttctTGTTGCCCTATCTGGACGACGTGGAGAAGTTCCATGAACGATGacttttttcctcaaacacatcgACTATGCttataacatctgtttgctctctcaccgggccatggaccttggtcaaatagtGCTAGATTTGGACAGAGAGACAAGTAGAgctggactgaagataagcaccaacaaaaccaaggttctcagtgggACCGGTCATCGCAATCTGCCTATCTCCATTAATGTAGAACATTGAAGGAGTCCCCGAAGGAAGCATggcttctgccgacggtggcagcTAATTGGATAT is a window encoding:
- the LOC119661315 gene encoding bridging integrator 2 isoform X2 — its product is MQETRQNNETFKLLQLSDDSKSLSDLELPEITTQRKRKVRRKTRPRPNVHRQSEDANSDNQCNRLIIWIAIFLISCWLLTLSYMLAVIHAESTRLEVQIKAVALTSQNVPDALQKWHETSKILEQNQTLLANKLVDIHNYIEELRNRFSMYDAKLKETKDYQKDEKFVADFGAEIAAVSADVDHIKEKFADIQKGQTDFRAEINTLKANFSEAVMNATRRANNNETSYSDELKKAQTIILKEIKTLSANVSSINDTLSQKTKMLSDDQRSQQRLIDSLQERTANITSHVDSIERYWSQNKEVLTDFDTFKNNSNYELQSLKNATIDLKHNVENVRLDCSKVRSDVLQSLSSTSTKEAKTANKDMSRENDKIKAALNAGDEQAATSNASSNASVVPQPSSMIKTTPGTAIPPSAVPTSTATESSTVVVTAAEGKPKLLSIQTISKPV
- the LOC119661315 gene encoding bridging integrator 2 isoform X1, with product MESASQVSVPLRSGGKKMRKRRELDALVAHSLAKRANKKNCAGNGIHSQDQLLSPSTDEQDDIAWPKVVRTSNRTRHRKFSLIQTCIPIIFVMSVALSLGFVYWLHFDLKQQLYDYRSRIEEVALTSQNVPDALQKWHETSKILEQNQTLLANKLVDIHNYIEELRNRFSMYDAKLKETKDYQKDEKFVADFGAEIAAVSADVDHIKEKFADIQKGQTDFRAEINTLKANFSEAVMNATRRANNNETSYSDELKKAQTIILKEIKTLSANVSSINDTLSQKTKMLSDDQRSQQRLIDSLQERTANITSHVDSIERYWSQNKEVLTDFDTFKNNSNYELQSLKNATIDLKHNVENVRLDCSKVRSDVLQSLSSTSTKEAKTANKDMSRENDKIKAALNAGDEQAATSNASSNASVVPQPSSMIKTTPGTAIPPSAVPTSTATESSTVVVTAAEGKPKLLSIQTISKPV